From a single Leishmania braziliensis MHOM/BR/75/M2904 complete genome, chromosome 28 genomic region:
- a CDS encoding putative Dynein light chain LC6, flagellar outer arm produces the protein MTQVPSATVKLSEMPKEMENFAIFCAQEGLAKLRTAQELASFIRKEFERKYGPTWNCFVGRNFGSFVTHEEGSYVYFYVGQTGVLLFKSS, from the coding sequence ATGACGCAGGTGCCTAGCGCGACGGTGAAGCTATCTGAGATGCCGAAGGAGATGGAGAACTTTGCCATTTTCTGTGCACAGGAGGGCCTGGCGAAACTGCGAACGGCGCAGGAGCTAGCCAGCTTTATCCGAAAGGAGTTCGAAAGAAAGTATGGTCCGACGTGGAACTGCTTTGTTGGCCGGAACTTTGGTAGCTTCGTCACGCACGAAGAGGGTAGCTACGTGTACTTCTACGTTGGTCAAACCGGTGTTCTGCTTTTCAAGTCGTCTTAG